The DNA sequence CACGATGCGCAACGTCTCGCGGACGTTGTGATCGGTCAGCAGGATGCCCAGCCCCTTGTCCCTCAATCCGGCAATGATTTGCTGCACCTCGTGCACCGCAATCGGATCCACGCCGCTGAACGGTTCGTCCAGCAGCATCAGCTTCGGCCCGGTCACCAGCGCGCGTGTGATCTCCAATCGTCGCCGTTCGCCTCCGCTCAAAGTGTACGCCTTGTTCTTGGCCAGCGACTGAATATCCAATTCCTCCAGCAAATAATCCAGACGAAACTTCCGTTCCTCCGCGTTCAACGGCAGCGTCTCCAAAATCGCCAGGATGTTTTCCTCGACCGTCAGCTTGCGGAATACGCTCGCCTCCTGCGAGAGATAGCCGATGCCGCGCCGCGCCCGCTTGTGCATCGGCATCCGCGTCACATCCTTGCCATCGAAAAATACTTTGCCGCCATTCGGCTTGACCAGTCCGACCGTCATGTAAAACGAGGTCGTCTTCCCCGCGCCATTCGGCCCGAGCAGCCCGACAATCTCGCCGCTCTTGACGTTGATGTCCACCCCATCGACCACGCGCCGCCCCCCGTAAATCTTGATCAGCCCCTGCGTGCGCAAGAGAACGTTGTTGTCGGGGGCATCACTCATAAGAAAGCTGTGTCACTTCGATTCACTGCGTCGCAGTGTAACAGAATCGCCCCCGCTGACAAGTGCGGCAGAAGGATTTCCCGAAATGAGCGTGAGCGGGAAGCGCCTCTGTCGCCGTGAGGAAGGCTTGACCTTCGTCGGGCGGCGGCAATACTCGATGCGCTTGTGAAATCAGTCACCCCGTTGATGGTCGCTTGGTGGATCTGGCTGGCGCTCCTCGCCGTCTGGTTCATCGCCGCACCATTTACCCATCGCACCCGCTCGCCAGAAAGCCGCCGGACTCGCTGGCAGCATGGCATTCCGATGCTCATTGCGTTCCTGCTTATTTTCCAACGGCACCGGCGCTTCCTCATTTGCGGTCCGCTCTACGGCACGAGTTGGGGTGACTGGATTGTTTATCTTGGAATCTTCGCCACGTTCGCCGGCTGCCTTTTCGCGATCTGGGCGCGCATTCATCTGGGACGTTACTGGAGCGGGCTCGTGGTCCTGAAGGAAGGACACAAACTCATCACGACCGGTCCCTACCGGTTCGTCCGCCACCCGCTTTATACGGGTTGGCTCACTGGTATGCTAGGCAGCGCCGTGACCGCCGGGACGGGTGACGCGTTCTTCGGCCTGGTCATCGTAACCGTCGCCCTCATCATCAAACTCCGTCGCGAAGAGAACTTACTGGCGACGGAGTTCGGCGATGAATACCGGCAGTTTCAACAGTCTGTACCGACAACGCTCATCCCATTCGTTTACTGACGCGGAACGTTACGGTGTCGACTCTTTAGGCTTCGGATTTGCCTCGTTGTTTTGCTTCCGCTGCTCTTCGGGGTAGATGAGTAGCTTGGTCCGGTTGGTTGCTCCGGGCTCGGCTTCGACGTCCATCTTCTGCGAGTCGCGCCAGAAGGTGATTTTCTTGCCGGTGACGACGCCGTCGGCGGATTCGGCGCGCGGGTGCCCGGTGAGCACGACCTGACCGTCCGCCGCCGTGTACTCCGCGTGGTCGCTGTTGGATTTCTTATTGTCCGGGGTATTAATGACCACACCGCCCTCGGCGATGATCTTCTGGATCGAGCGCGTCGTGTTGGTTCCCGTGGTGGTCACGACGTTTGTGCCGCCGAAAAATACGGTCATCTTGTCAGCGCGCACCGTCATGCGCGGGTCAACCGCCAGCACGTTGCCCTCAAATGTGCCGACATTGTGTGCGTAGTCCCCGTGCAACTGTTCGCTGGTGATGATCGTCGGCTCATTCGTCGAACCGCCTGCAGGGAGAGGGGACTTGACTGCTGCCGGTGCCGGCGAGGTCGCTTCCGCAGCGGGCGCGTCTGCGGCGTTAGCCGCCGAGACGGTCGCTGCTACACCCAGTCCGATCGCGATGACACTGGCCATTGTTGTGACAAAAATTCTTTTCATGGCTGCTTCGGTGGCTCTCCAAAGACCTGTTGTCCGTTCGAAATAATGACACAAACGTTGCTGCGAATCACCATCGAGGATGTCGTGCCGTTCCATTCGCCGCCGATGCCCGTCAACACCATGTTCTCGCGGTCGATGCGTACGTGGTCCTGCGTGGTGGCGTGGTTGTTGGCGCGGTCGAGCAGGCACGTCGGCGAACTGAAGACCATATCCAGCTTGTTGGTCGTGTAAAACTCTGCGCGCGCGTTTTGGATGTCCATCATCCCATCCGGGCGAATCACCGCCCGCTCGCCGATCAGTTTCCACTTCAGATTCCCGTCTTCGTCGCGTTGCGGCACCTCGAACTTTTCAATGTAGCCCGAGCCGGTGTCGGCGGGTTTTTTTGCCGTCGACGGGGACGGCTCCGCGCCGCTATCCGCGAGCAACCGCGGGGAAGCGAGGGTCAGCAGAGCGGCGAGCAACGCCATGTATTTGGCAATCGCCCGTTCCCAGGAACCGCGCGCTTTCAAAATCATCTCGATCACCTCGCGCACCGCGCCGTCGCCGCCCTGCCGCCGCGTCCGATAATGCGCCGCGCGTTTGACCTCGTCGGTCGCGTTCGGCACGGCCACGGCGAGGCCCACGCGCCGCAGCACCGGTATATCCACCAGTTCATCACCGACGAAAGCGATCTCGTCGTTCGTAAATCCGTGCTGTCGCTTGACCTTCTCAACCATGTCCATCTTGTTCGAGGATTTCTGCATCACAATCTTCACGTGTAAATCCGCCGCGCGCCGCGCCGTCGCCTTTGACGGCCGGCCCGAGATAAAGCCGACGGTCAACCCGACGCGCTGCGCCATTGCGATCCCATGGCCGTCCTGCACGTCGAACGTCTTGAACTCTTCCCCGTCGCTCGTGAAATGCAACTTGCCATCGGTCAGCACGCCGTCCACGTCCAGCAGCAGGCAACGAATTTTCTTCAGACGCCGTTGTAACGCCCCTTGGGCAACTTTCATCGCGCGCCAGTGTAGCAGAACGTCCTTATCTGACAAGCCCACCACCGATGCCGCCGCGCGCTGTGAATCCGGTGTATCGCAATTGCCTTGCGGATTCCAGGGCTATTGGCAATATAGCCCCGACGGGCTGAACGCAACCGAATCACAACTCCGGAGGTACGGTTCGATGAAAGCAACTTCACTCAGTAGTTTGCGGGTGCGTCTGGTTTTTCTGGTTCTTCTCGCAGTGATTCCCTCCCTGGGGTTGATTCTGTACACGGCCAAAGTGCAGCGCCAGGTCGCCACGGAGGCGGCGCATGACAACCTCTTGCGGATTGCCAGCCTCACCGCCTCGGATGTCTCGCGCATGATCGAAGGCGCCCAGCAACTCCTGGGCGGGCTGGCGCAGACCCGTGAAATCCGCGATGGTCGCCCCGCCGCCTGCGACGCGGTCATGGCGAAGCTGCTGACGATCTACACGTTCTATTCGACGCTGGGCGTGGCCTCGCCAGAGGGCAACGTCATTTGCAGCGCCGTACCCCTGGCCAATCCCGTCACGGTTGCGGATCAAAGCTGGTTCCAGCAGGCGCTTCAAACGCGGGAATTCACCGTTGGCGAGAGCCAGGTTGACCGGGTCACCGGCCAGGCCTCCATTGATTTCGCCTATCCCATTGAGGAAGCCGGTCGCGTTCAATCGGTCGTGTTCGCCGCGCTGAATCCAAAGCACATGAGTGGCGCCAGCCTCGTTATAATGCCCGAAGGCGCGTCGCTGGTGGTCGTGGACCGTCAGGGAACCGTTCTGGCCTCTTCTCCTCCCACAGCCGCAGCCCCCGGGCGGCAAGCGCCCGAATCTTCCCTGCTCAAGTCCGTCGCGACGTATCGCGGACGGGGAACCGGCCAGATTGTGGACGCCGACGGTGTCCAGCGCATTTACGCGTTCTCCCCGGTCGGCGCAAAGCGTGGCAAAGCGGATGCCTACGTCAGCGTCAGCATTCCCACGGCCATTGCGCTGGCCGACGCGAACCAGCAATTGGTGCATAATTTTCTCGGACTGACCATCGTCTCGTTGTTGGCGTTGGCCGCCGCGTGGTTTGGCGGCCACATGATCGTCCTGGGCAAGGCGAACGATGAACTGGAACAGCGGGTGCAGGAGCGCACCAAGGAATTGGTCCACGAGCAGTTGCTGCTGCGAATGCTCATGGACAACATACCCGATACGATTTACTTCAAAGACACACAGTCGCGGTTCATCCGCATCAACCGCGCCCAGGCGAAGGTATTGGGTCTGCCGTCCCCCGATCGAGCCATCGGCAAGAGCGACGCCGACTTCTTCCCGGCGGAGCAGGCGCAAGTGGCTCTCGCCGATGAGCAGCGGATTCTTGAATCGGGCCAGGGCTTGATCAGCAAGACGGAACGCATTCGTCACGCCGATGGCCGGCCCCGCTGGGTGACGGCGACCAAAGTGCCGGTGCGTGACGCTCGCGACACGGTGGTGGGGCTCGTCGGCATCAGCCGCGATGTCACTGAGCGCGTGATGACCGATCATCTGTTCCCCATCTTGATTGACAGCCTGCCCGACCTGGTCTACGTCACGGATACACAGGGCCACTACGTGGTGGACAACGCCGCCCATCGCCATTTCCTCGGCGTGCGCACCGCCGAGCAAGTTGTCGGCAAGACGGCCTTCGATTTCTATCCCCGTGAACTGGCGGAACGGATTCGCGCCGATGACCAGGCGGTCCTGGAGGCCAGGACACCCGTGCTGGACCGCGAAGAGCATTTCACGAATCACCGCGGTGAGAAAACCCCGGTCTCGACCAGCAAGGTTCCCTATCGAGACGAGGAGGGCAAGATCGCCGGCCTGGTCTGCATCAGTCGCATTATCGGCCAGCGGAAATAGCGGCTGTAAGCGTGGCCAACTCTTGCCGATGCGTGTGGCGCGCCAAGTTGGGTTGTGCCATCAGTGTTTCCAAAAAAACCTCCCCCGTGGCTAGTCGGGGGAGGTCTCGCGACTGGAGAACAACAAATCCTATTTGGAGTCCTTCAGCACAACGAAAGTCGAAGTGCCGCCGCGCTGGACGTACAGGAGCACGCCTTTTTGCGGGTCAATCTTGTCGATGGCAGTCTTGAAGTCTTCCGCGGAATGGACCGGGGCGCGGTCAACCTCGGTGATCACGTCGCCACGTTGAAGGCCTTTCTGCTGCGCCGCGCTGCCGTCGGCGACATTAACAACGACGACGCCTTCCGCAGCATCCTCCAACTTCAACTGCTCGCCGAGGTCCTTGGTCAGGGTCTGTACCGTCAGGCCGAACGCGCTTTCCGCTTTCGGTTTGCGGGTGTGTTCATGCGCCGCGTATTGGACCGTGTCGGGCATTTCGCCGGTTTGCAAGGCAACCTGGACGGTCTTGCCGGCGCGCACAACGTCAAGCATGACCTTCTGGCCAACTTCCTTGCGGAGGATCTGCCGCTGCAAGTCCCGCGGCGCCTTGACGGCCACGCCATCGACGGCCACAATGATGTCCGCCGGTTTGAGAGTGCTCTTTTTGGCGGGCGTGCCGTCGTGGATCTCCCTAACGACCACGCCGTCCTTCAAGGGCTTGGCCCATTCCGCCAGTTCTTTGTTCTCGGAAAGCGCCTCAATGCTAATGCCGATCCATGGGCGCGTGACTTTGCCGTCCTTGATGAGCTTCTCGGCCGAATCCATCGCCACATTGATCGGGACGGCGAAGCCGATGCCGCGACTCAGGCCGCGGATCAGTGTATTGATGCCGATGACGCGACCTTCGATGTCGCAGAGCGGTCCGCCGGAATTACCGGGATTGATCGCCGCGTCGGTCTGGATGTAGTCGATGGTCGCCACAATCCCCGGGTCTCCCATCGGCGGGCGCCCCTTCGCGCTGACGAATCCGACGGTGAAGCTGTAGTCCAGTTCATACGGCGCGCCGATCGCGATGGCCCACTGGCCGACCTTCACCTCATCGCTGTTGGCGAACTTTGCGGCCGGCAGATCCTTCGCGTCCACCTTGATGACGGCGATGTCGGTATGGTCGTCGGTGCCGATGACCTTGGCGTCCTTGTACTCGGTGCCGTCCTTGAGGCGGACGGTGATCGTGTCGGCGCCGTCGACGACGTGCTGGTTGGTGAGAATATACCCATCCTTGCGCAGGATGATACCGGAACCCTGTCTGTCAATGTTGCGTGGATGGCCCTGGGGCAGGTGCTTGAAGAAAAACTCGAACGGCGTGCCCTCGAACTGCTGACTGTTGTCACCGTCATCACCCTCTGTCGACTCCGCGGCGCCACCTATCTTGCTTGAGGTCGTGATGACGACGACCGATGGGCTCATTTGGTCAGCGACTTTCTCGAACGCGCTTTCCAGGCGCCGCGCGAGATCAATATCGCCATTGGATGCTGCCGCCGGAGTGGCGGCTGCGTAGAGGGCAGGAGACGCAGCCGTCAGAAATAGGGCCAGCCCGATGGTGAGCCAGCGGACCGGTTGCGAATTCGTAAAGTGAGATGCTGATGTATTCATAAAGTTATAATCTTCGACCCCGCTCCGCGGGGCATGTTCAAATGACGTCGCGAATATCGCCGAAGTTTAGCGAACCGGCAAGTGCTCACGAGGTTTTTGAGGTGTTGCTACTTGAGGGCCTGAATCTCGGGGTCGGTCGGGAAAATGGCCTTGGCGACGGCCACGAGTCGGGTGTAGATGGGGTCGAAGTCACGTGTGGTATTCACAGGCGCTACTGAATCGTTGTCAAACACACCAATCTGCTGGCACGCGAAACAAATGGCAATCTGGACAGCGCGTTGTTGGTTGCTGAATGTGAGCAAAACGCCATAGTCAGGAAGGCAAGCCTTGGCTCTACCCCACGGATAGGAGGTTGACTGAGGAAGTAGTTGTTGTACGACGTGGTATTGGGCCGGTGCGACAGGAACGATGATGCCCTTGTCATAGCTTTCGAGGACCCACGGATTCAACGCGCCGCTTCTGTCATGCAGACGTTGCGCGGTGACCTGTTGCGAGGCGAGAAAATCGTCGAGGCGTTTCTGATTGCCGAAGATCTTATGGCGGACGTCGGGCTTGAACGGGTCATAATAGTAGAAACCCCAAAGGTAGGCGAACACGAATGCGACTGCGAGGAATAGAAGGAGCAGGACGATTCTTTTTAAGAAGTGAGACCGCACGAGGGGAGAATATCTGATTCCGGTCACGGTGCCAAACTGGAATCTGTGAGTGCGAGTGCCATTGCTGCCGCGAATCGTATTCTCGGCTACAACGGATTCATACCTGCGTTGACAATGTGGGTGATTCCGCTAACCTTGGAATGGCGATGGCAACGATGATTACCACGGCTGACACCACCGAACTGCAGGAACGCGTTCGCGAGCTGAAGAAGCTCAAGAACGCGGTCATCCTTGCGCACAACTACCAGGTGCCGGAGTTGCAGGACGTGGCGGATTTTGTGGGCGACTCGTTGGGGCTTTCCTTCAAGGCGAAGGAGACGGCGGCCGATGTGATTCTCTTTTGCGGTGTTCATTTTATGGCCGAGACCGCGAAGATCGTCAACCCGGGCAAGACGGTCATTCTCCCCGACCTCGAAGCGGGCTGCTCGCTGGCTGATTCCTGCGACGCGAAGCAGTTGGCGAAATGGAAAGAGGCGCATCCCGACGTCGTGATTGTGGCCTACATCAATTGCACTGCCGCCGTCAAAGCGCTGGTGGACATTATCTGCACATCAGGAAATGCGGTCCGAGTCGTCAACTCGATTCCACCCGACAAAAAGATCCTCTTCGTTCCCGACCAGAACCTCGGCCAATGGGTGATGACACAAACGGGACGCCAGATGATCTTGTGGCCGGGCGCGTGCTCGACGCATGTGCTCTTCACCCACAAGGCCATCTTCCGTTTAAAGCAGGAGTATCCCGACGCAGAAATCGTCGCTCACCCCGAATGCCTGCCAGCCGTCCGCATGATGGCCGACGAAGTGTGCTCGACGGAGAAAATGGTGAGCTACTGCAAGAACTCCCCCGCGCGTGAGTTCATCATCGTCACCGAAGCCGGCATGTTGCACCGCCTCCAGAAGGAGTTGCCGGATAAGGTGTTCATCCCCGGCCCTACCGACTCCTGTCACTGCAACGAATGCAGCTTCATGAAGAAGAACACGCTGGAGAAAGCCGTCGCCGCCTTGGAGACTTTATCTCCCGAAATCATTCTCGAAGAGGAAGTTCGCAAGCGCGCCCTCGTTCCGATTGAGCGCATGTTGGCACTGGGGAAATGACACACAAGACTGAAGCGAGGTCGCTGATTTTGCGGGCCAATAAAAATTTAAAGATTTTATTTGCATTCATTTTTATTTTGTTTAATATTCAACCATATGGTTGAATATAATTCGAAAGTGTTGGACAGGACTTTTGGGGCGTTGGCGGATCCGACGCGGCGACGGATTTTGGCGCAACTGGCGAAGGGCAATGAGTGTGTGACGGATCTGGCGCGGCCGCATGCGATGTCGCTGGCGGCGGTGTCGAAGCATTTGATCGTTTTGGAGAAGGCGGGGTTGGTGAAGCGACGGCGCAAGGGGCGGGTGCATTCGCTGGCGCTGGAGGCGAAGCCGATGCAGGAGGCGCAGGCGTGGATCGACCGGTATCGGAAATTCTGGGAGGCGAACCTGGATCAGTTCGAGAAATATTTGGACAAACTACAAACGAAGGAAAACAAACATGACGACGATAAATAATGAAGTACAGAAGCCGGATGACGCGACGTTAATCTTGAAGCGGATGCTGAATGCGCCGCCGGAGCTGGCGTTCAAGGCCTGGACGTCGGCGGAACATATCCAGCAATGGATGCGGCCGGAACCGGGGATGGTGGTTCCGCTGGCAAGCGTGGATTTGCGGGTGGGCGGGAAGTATCGCATCCAGATGAAGAAGCCGGACGGGGAGTTTTTCACGGCAGCGGGGGAGTTCCGCGAGGTGAAGGCGCCGGAGCGACTGGTTTACACGTGGGATTGGGAGAAAGACGGCAGCGGGGCGGAGTTTGGTGAGGTGGAGGGGAAGACGTCGCTGATCACGGTAGAGTTTCTCAAACGGGGCAAACAGACCGAGTTTGTGATGACTCATACCCGGTTTGCCTCGGTGGAGAGCCGGGATAGTCACGCGCAGGGATGGGACAAAATTGTGGAGAGCTTCGCGGGGTTTGTGGAGAAAAAATGACGCTATGCATGTCCGAAAATCGAGGCTCGTTCGTCGTATCACTGAAACTGAATACAAACTGACAGCGGTTCGTCCCGCAGGCGCGGGATCGGCCCATAACGAAAGGTAATAATGAGCACAAAAGCAAATATCGTATCGCGAGAGGAATGGATTGCAGCCCGGCTCGGGTTGCTCAAGGAGGAGAAGGAATTAACGCGGCGCAGCGACGAGGTGGCTCGACGGCGGCAGGAGTTGCCCTGGGTTCGGGTTGACAAGAAGTATCGATTCGAGACCAACGAGGGGAGTGCCTCGCTGGCAGACCTCTTCCGGGGCCGCTCGCAGCTTCTCGTCTACCACTTCATGTTCGGACCCGACTACACAGCGGGCTGTCCATCCTGTTCGTCGATCGCGGACGGGTTCAACGGCATCGTTGTCCACTTGGAGAACCACGACGTTGCGTTTTCGGCGGTGTCGCGGGCGCCCCTCGCGAAGCTGCAGGCGTACAAGAGGCGGATGGGGTGGAGCTTCCCCTGGGCGTCCTCGCTTGGTGGGGACTTCAACTACGACTTCAACGTCTCGCTCACCGAGGAGCAACAGCGCAATGGGACCGTCGAATACAACTACCGGCGCGAGCCGGCGTGGGCAGAAAGTGGGATCGGCGATTCACTGACGAAACGCGGCGAGGGGCCTGTCGCCGAGCACGCGGCCATGACTGGAACCGACGTGGCCACGTACACGCGCGAGAGGCCGGGCATGAGCGCGTTCGTGCTCGAAGACGGCGTTGTCTACCACACCTATTCGACCTATGCGCGCGGACTGGACGGCCTCTGGGGCATGTACCAGTGGCTTGACCGCGCACCCAAGGGGCGCAACGAGGCGGGCATCTGGTGGCGCCGTCACGACGAATACGAGGCGCTTCCTCAAAACGCCGGCTCATGTTGCCACACAGCGGAGGCGCGCGCGTGACCGTTCGCCACTGCTGCCAAATCAAGACGCGAGCCGGCGACAACGCTCGCCGGCCCCCGGCGCGTCTACGGCGTGGCGGGGAGATCGCTGGCTGGATTGTTCCGAGCGCTACGCTGGCACTGGTTCCCAAGTGTCCCGCCTGTGTGGCGGCGTATGTGGCTTTCGCCACCGGTATCGGGATCACCCTGCCGGCCGCCACGCACCTTCGCGCGATGCTTGTGTTATTGTGCGTGGCCTCATTGGTTTTTATTGTTGCAAAACGACTGCGGAGTTTAATTACGCGGGGAGTCAGCTTGCAAAGTCGGCGGTCTATTGCGTGCCGACAGTCAATCACATGACCGAAATCAAAACCTCAGATAAATTGCCTTGAGGTAATGCGCTTCGGGGTAGGCGGCCGGGTGGTCAGCGGGGTGGGCGGTGGTTTGGAGTTCCTTGAAGGGGCGGGCGGATTCGGTGGCAGCTTCTCGAACTGATCCCAAGAATTCTTCGGTCGAAACATGCGCGGAACAGGAGCAGGCCACCAAAATGCCGCCGGGTTGTAAAAGTTTTATGGCGCTTCGCGTCAATCTCCCGTAAGCGCCGATGGCTTGCTCGCGTTCGGATTCCCGCTTCGCCAGCGACGGCGGATCGAGAATGATCAGATCGAAGGATGCTGGTGGGGCCGAGTCCAGCCAGTCGAAGGCGTCGGCTTTTACGGTTTCATGATGACAGCGAGCGATGGAGGACTGGCCGAGGTTCAATTCGAAGTTACGGTTCGCGGCGGTCAGGGCGTGCTGGCTGATGTCCAGGTCGATGACAGAGACGGCTCCGCCGCGGGCAGCGTACAGGGAAAAGCCGCCGGAAAAGCTGAAGGCATTCAAGATGCGTCGGCCCTGGGACAACGATTCGACGATGTGCCGGTTTTCGCGCTGATCGAGGAAGAAGCCGGTCTTTTGTCCGCGGACCACATCGACTTCGAAGCGGAGTCCCGACTCCAGGAAAATGACCGGCTCGATCAGGGGCTTTCCGCGAACGATCTGGCCTTCGGTGAACGGCTGCGATTTGTCCAGAATATTCCGGCTCATGCGTAGAATGATGCGGTCGTTGGGGACTTGTTCGCTGATGATGCCCACAATTTCTTCCAGGCGTGGAATCCAGGCCGTCGTGTAAATTTTGAGGACCAGGGTTGAGTCATAACGATCCAAAACGAGCCCCGGCCAGCCGTCGTTTTCGCCGTTGCAAAGCCGATAGCCGTTCGTCTGAGAATCAAAAA is a window from the Verrucomicrobiia bacterium genome containing:
- a CDS encoding HAD hydrolase family protein, which encodes MKVAQGALQRRLKKIRCLLLDVDGVLTDGKLHFTSDGEEFKTFDVQDGHGIAMAQRVGLTVGFISGRPSKATARRAADLHVKIVMQKSSNKMDMVEKVKRQHGFTNDEIAFVGDELVDIPVLRRVGLAVAVPNATDEVKRAAHYRTRRQGGDGAVREVIEMILKARGSWERAIAKYMALLAALLTLASPRLLADSGAEPSPSTAKKPADTGSGYIEKFEVPQRDEDGNLKWKLIGERAVIRPDGMMDIQNARAEFYTTNKLDMVFSSPTCLLDRANNHATTQDHVRIDRENMVLTGIGGEWNGTTSSMVIRSNVCVIISNGQQVFGEPPKQP
- a CDS encoding SRPBCC domain-containing protein, whose protein sequence is MTTINNEVQKPDDATLILKRMLNAPPELAFKAWTSAEHIQQWMRPEPGMVVPLASVDLRVGGKYRIQMKKPDGEFFTAAGEFREVKAPERLVYTWDWEKDGSGAEFGEVEGKTSLITVEFLKRGKQTEFVMTHTRFASVESRDSHAQGWDKIVESFAGFVEKK
- a CDS encoding thioredoxin family protein, translating into MSTKANIVSREEWIAARLGLLKEEKELTRRSDEVARRRQELPWVRVDKKYRFETNEGSASLADLFRGRSQLLVYHFMFGPDYTAGCPSCSSIADGFNGIVVHLENHDVAFSAVSRAPLAKLQAYKRRMGWSFPWASSLGGDFNYDFNVSLTEEQQRNGTVEYNYRREPAWAESGIGDSLTKRGEGPVAEHAAMTGTDVATYTRERPGMSAFVLEDGVVYHTYSTYARGLDGLWGMYQWLDRAPKGRNEAGIWWRRHDEYEALPQNAGSCCHTAEARA
- a CDS encoding metalloregulator ArsR/SmtB family transcription factor is translated as MVEYNSKVLDRTFGALADPTRRRILAQLAKGNECVTDLARPHAMSLAAVSKHLIVLEKAGLVKRRRKGRVHSLALEAKPMQEAQAWIDRYRKFWEANLDQFEKYLDKLQTKENKHDDDK
- a CDS encoding LptA/OstA family protein, which produces MKRIFVTTMASVIAIGLGVAATVSAANAADAPAAEATSPAPAAVKSPLPAGGSTNEPTIITSEQLHGDYAHNVGTFEGNVLAVDPRMTVRADKMTVFFGGTNVVTTTGTNTTRSIQKIIAEGGVVINTPDNKKSNSDHAEYTAADGQVVLTGHPRAESADGVVTGKKITFWRDSQKMDVEAEPGATNRTKLLIYPEEQRKQNNEANPKPKESTP
- the nadA gene encoding quinolinate synthase NadA; the protein is MITTADTTELQERVRELKKLKNAVILAHNYQVPELQDVADFVGDSLGLSFKAKETAADVILFCGVHFMAETAKIVNPGKTVILPDLEAGCSLADSCDAKQLAKWKEAHPDVVIVAYINCTAAVKALVDIICTSGNAVRVVNSIPPDKKILFVPDQNLGQWVMTQTGRQMILWPGACSTHVLFTHKAIFRLKQEYPDAEIVAHPECLPAVRMMADEVCSTEKMVSYCKNSPAREFIIVTEAGMLHRLQKELPDKVFIPGPTDSCHCNECSFMKKNTLEKAVAALETLSPEIILEEEVRKRALVPIERMLALGK
- the lptB gene encoding LPS export ABC transporter ATP-binding protein produces the protein MSDAPDNNVLLRTQGLIKIYGGRRVVDGVDINVKSGEIVGLLGPNGAGKTTSFYMTVGLVKPNGGKVFFDGKDVTRMPMHKRARRGIGYLSQEASVFRKLTVEENILAILETLPLNAEERKFRLDYLLEELDIQSLAKNKAYTLSGGERRRLEITRALVTGPKLMLLDEPFSGVDPIAVHEVQQIIAGLRDKGLGILLTDHNVRETLRIVDRAYLIVHGKVVREGTSDFLINDPHSREIYLGPDFSM
- a CDS encoding class I SAM-dependent methyltransferase, with the protein product MINLESTPVLRLRVSQKAESILRSGHPWLFSDSIREQNRDGKAGDLAVIYDRKDRFLGIGLFDPEGPIRVRMLHVGKPQKLDRAWWQQHVTATLDRRHNLFDSQTNGYRLCNGENDGWPGLVLDRYDSTLVLKIYTTAWIPRLEEIVGIISEQVPNDRIILRMSRNILDKSQPFTEGQIVRGKPLIEPVIFLESGLRFEVDVVRGQKTGFFLDQRENRHIVESLSQGRRILNAFSFSGGFSLYAARGGAVSVIDLDISQHALTAANRNFELNLGQSSIARCHHETVKADAFDWLDSAPPASFDLIILDPPSLAKRESEREQAIGAYGRLTRSAIKLLQPGGILVACSCSAHVSTEEFLGSVREAATESARPFKELQTTAHPADHPAAYPEAHYLKAIYLRF
- a CDS encoding trypsin-like peptidase domain-containing protein, giving the protein MNTSASHFTNSQPVRWLTIGLALFLTAASPALYAAATPAAASNGDIDLARRLESAFEKVADQMSPSVVVITTSSKIGGAAESTEGDDGDNSQQFEGTPFEFFFKHLPQGHPRNIDRQGSGIILRKDGYILTNQHVVDGADTITVRLKDGTEYKDAKVIGTDDHTDIAVIKVDAKDLPAAKFANSDEVKVGQWAIAIGAPYELDYSFTVGFVSAKGRPPMGDPGIVATIDYIQTDAAINPGNSGGPLCDIEGRVIGINTLIRGLSRGIGFAVPINVAMDSAEKLIKDGKVTRPWIGISIEALSENKELAEWAKPLKDGVVVREIHDGTPAKKSTLKPADIIVAVDGVAVKAPRDLQRQILRKEVGQKVMLDVVRAGKTVQVALQTGEMPDTVQYAAHEHTRKPKAESAFGLTVQTLTKDLGEQLKLEDAAEGVVVVNVADGSAAQQKGLQRGDVITEVDRAPVHSAEDFKTAIDKIDPQKGVLLYVQRGGTSTFVVLKDSK
- a CDS encoding PAS domain-containing protein; this encodes MKATSLSSLRVRLVFLVLLAVIPSLGLILYTAKVQRQVATEAAHDNLLRIASLTASDVSRMIEGAQQLLGGLAQTREIRDGRPAACDAVMAKLLTIYTFYSTLGVASPEGNVICSAVPLANPVTVADQSWFQQALQTREFTVGESQVDRVTGQASIDFAYPIEEAGRVQSVVFAALNPKHMSGASLVIMPEGASLVVVDRQGTVLASSPPTAAAPGRQAPESSLLKSVATYRGRGTGQIVDADGVQRIYAFSPVGAKRGKADAYVSVSIPTAIALADANQQLVHNFLGLTIVSLLALAAAWFGGHMIVLGKANDELEQRVQERTKELVHEQLLLRMLMDNIPDTIYFKDTQSRFIRINRAQAKVLGLPSPDRAIGKSDADFFPAEQAQVALADEQRILESGQGLISKTERIRHADGRPRWVTATKVPVRDARDTVVGLVGISRDVTERVMTDHLFPILIDSLPDLVYVTDTQGHYVVDNAAHRHFLGVRTAEQVVGKTAFDFYPRELAERIRADDQAVLEARTPVLDREEHFTNHRGEKTPVSTSKVPYRDEEGKIAGLVCISRIIGQRK
- a CDS encoding isoprenylcysteine carboxylmethyltransferase family protein, giving the protein MKSVTPLMVAWWIWLALLAVWFIAAPFTHRTRSPESRRTRWQHGIPMLIAFLLIFQRHRRFLICGPLYGTSWGDWIVYLGIFATFAGCLFAIWARIHLGRYWSGLVVLKEGHKLITTGPYRFVRHPLYTGWLTGMLGSAVTAGTGDAFFGLVIVTVALIIKLRREENLLATEFGDEYRQFQQSVPTTLIPFVY